In the Podospora pseudocomata strain CBS 415.72m chromosome 5, whole genome shotgun sequence genome, one interval contains:
- a CDS encoding hypothetical protein (EggNog:ENOG503P4NB) → MAAQPSFNSNNPFRRKPVAATDVPDRQSTTPPPPPPPTIQGDDNTSSLTIGGGGGDQFWETLQGVPRPAQPPPTTSFLKQKVVKKVRVQSPPPSSPEESDGFGERFPPIGEPDEESDSGSESSEEEEEEGEEEEEVVEVDPFGVGGGSNKSSVEELAVQEGERRREGGVPRISFQMGQPGLEERGETEVGAGGSRGGLDVDAFRRLLLTGQTGGSTPARSSADLGRAEERAGTEITIQLQDTPRLSREIPGQTVGDEQQRLLPNPPAATLQPAPTILRKKPPPPSSRHGKLIRPDPTRQESSSSLGGKTSSSSSLASPKPVTSPSRQRPPTPSDVNKPLPSQPSVSEDGNIFDHEAAGKIPEPAMPDPGLHIIHALRPPSPTSSLPTPPPSRKPAPPPRRQPHHGRSESRPFSPEEELFSSTRRSSMESTRSRSSSLRANIHAPAPPPPRRPSQRVVALPSGEAVSPPPTLSGSSTPNNNSVVTPTLAGSVVEAIASPPPVVGTAKEKLTPPPPPPARGASVRAKKPVGAAGEGVVRRSSGNSKPAPPVPKHRGGGGGSVRDSAMAMATAATPDTTDEVVVSSPGGGGGDRVDILADLTRLQREVDELRAGLANGGSK, encoded by the coding sequence ATGGCCGCCCAGCCATCGTTCAATTCCAATAACCCGTTTCGTCGCAAGCCCGTTGCCGCTACCGACGTCCCAGATCGGCAGTcgacgacccctcctccaccaccaccgccgacgaTACAGGGGGATGATAATACCTCGAGTTTGACGAttgggggcggcggcggtgatcaATTCTGGGAAACATTGCAGGGTGTACCGAGACCGGCtcagccgccgccgacgacgagtTTTCTGAAGCAAaaggttgtcaagaaggtGAGGGTGCAGAGCCCGCCGCCGAGTAGTCCGGAGGAGAgtgatgggtttggggagaggTTCCCGCCGATTGGGGAGCCGGATGAGGAGAGTGATAGTGGTAGTGAGAgtagtgaggaggaggaggaagagggggaggaggaggaggaggtggtggaggtagATCcttttggggtgggtggggggtcGAATAAGAGCTCGGTTGAGGAGTTAGCGGTGCAAGAGGGGGAGAGGcggcgggagggaggggtgcCGAGGATATCTTTTCAGATGGGACAACcagggttggaggagaggggggaaactGAGGTGGGGGCAGGAGGGTCGAGGGGGGGGCTGGATGTGGATGCGTTcaggaggctgttgttgactgGACAGACCGGGGGATCAACACCGGCACGGTCGAGTGCTGATCTcgggagggcggaggaaaGAGCTGGGACGGAAATAACGATACAGTTGCAGGACACGCCACGTCTATCACGGGAAATACCAGGCCAGACGGTTGGAGATGAGCAGCAGAGGTTACTCCCCAATCCtcccgccgccaccctccAACCTGCACCGACCATCCTGAGAAagaaaccccctcccccgagcTCCCGCCATGGAAAACTCATCCGACCAGACCCGACCCGCCAGGAGAGTAGCAGCTCCCTAGGCGGCAAAacctcgtcttcatcatcactaGCAAGCCCCAAACCTGTCACGTCACCATCTCGACAGCggcccccaaccccgtcagACGTTAACAAACCCCTCCCTTCGCAACCCTCGGTGTCAGAAGATGGCAATATATTCGACCACGAAGCAGCGGGGAAGATTCCCGAGCCTGCCATGCCCGACCCAGGTCTTCACATCATCCACGCTTtacgccccccctccccaacttcTAGTCtgccgacaccaccaccgtcaagAAAACCTGCCCCCCCGCCGAGACGACAACCACATCATGGCAGGTCCGAGTCTAGGCCTTTTTCACCAGAGGAGGAATTGTTTAGCAGTACTCGTCGATCATCAATGGAATCGACCCGTTCCCGGTCTTCTTCCTTACGAGCCAACATCCACGCGCCGGCACCGCCGCCCCCGAGGAGACCATCGCAGAGGGTGGTGGCGTTGCCCAGTGGTGAGGCTGTatctccgccgccgacaCTGTCTGGGAGTAGTACGCCGAATAATAACAGTGTGGTCACACCGACGCTGGCGGGATCGGTGGTAGAAGCTATTGCCAGCCCTCCACCGGTGGTAGGGACGGCAAAGGAGAAGttgacgccgccgccgccgcctccggcTAGGGGGGCGAGTGTGAGGGCTAAGAAACCTGTCGGGgcagcgggggagggggtggtgaggaggagtagTGGGAATAGCAAGCCGGCGCCGCCGGTGCCGAAGCataggggtggtggtggtggtagtgttAGGGATAGTGCTATGGCGATGGCGACGGCGGCAACACCGGACACGAcggatgaggtggtggtgtcctcacctgggggtggtggtggtgaccgGGTGGATATACTGGCTGATTTGACGAGGTtgcagagggaggtggatgagttgAGGGCTGGGTTGGCTAATGGGGGGTCGAAGTGA